From the genome of Oncorhynchus tshawytscha isolate Ot180627B linkage group LG31, Otsh_v2.0, whole genome shotgun sequence, one region includes:
- the LOC112229946 gene encoding transmembrane protein 268-like isoform X1 has translation MDEMEDKTSVPSDESDVEVDLRRSSKIQTENRRTSRWRNGQCVLAVPTSSMLNLRFDLSFCRALLEREGFQIPVADFETPLEIALDVPSVRRYLFFNSSLFHFIMAPILYVVIWCAVFSTLHLYLSVTDYWVLCLSVSLASIFVTTAIIVILHYSNKEINMNIDVRLIQVNERLSRHKLLVGVADWVQNCTGSLQLFIVYWDTAHCLRALTETLEEMCFVRDEAQKILNKRMSHLVLVTEVMTFDPVAGGSSVNESSDEERPLLMNDEETGHSTSTCQREDTKLTANYSLVPDQILPAQAKALQLLLTYGAVFVKLLVSEKLPNSTHRPLRSRRNHCTTASLCLCQYIKTKVLRL, from the exons ATGGATGAGATGGAGGACAAGACTTCTGTGCCTTCAGACGAGAGCGATGTTGAAGTTGACCTAAGACGATCATCCAAGATccagacagagaacagaagaACATCTAGATGGAGGAATG gtcagTGTGTGCTGGCAGtacccacctcctccatgctgaACCTCAGGTTTGATCTGTCATTCTGCAGGGCTCTGCTGGAGAGGGAAGGCTTCCAg ATTCCTGTAGCAGACTTTGAGACACCTCTGGAAATAGCACTGGACGTGCCCTCAGTCAGGAGATACCTGTTCTTTAACTCTTCTCTCTTCCACTTCATCATGGCACCG ATTCTATATGTGGTGATATGGTGTGCTGTGTTCTCCACTCTTCACCTCTATCTCTCAGTCACTGACTACTGGgtcctctgcctgtctgtcagtctggccTCCATCTTCGTCACCACAGCCATCATTGTCATCCTCCACTATAGTAACAAGGAG ATAAACATGAACATTGACGTGCGACTCATCCAGGTGAATGAGAGGCTGAGCCGGCATAAGCTGCTTGTAGGCGTGGCTGACTGGGTGCAGAACTGtactggaagtctacag CTGTTCATTGTGTACTGGGATACGGCCCACTGCTTGAGGGCACTGACTGAAACTCTAGAGGAGATGTGCTTTGTCAGAGACGAGGCCCAG AAAATACTTAATAAGAGAATGTCCCACCTTGTCCTGGTGACAGAGGTCATGACCTTTGATCCTGTGGCGGGGGGGTCAAGTGTCAATGAAAGTTCTGATGAGGAAAGGCCCCTCTTGATGAATGATGAGGAGACTGGACACAGTACCTCAACCTGCCAGAGGGAGGACACCAAACTCACCGCTAACTACAGTTTGGTACCGGACCAAATATTACCAGCTCAG GCCAAAGCACTCCAACTTTTACTGACCTATGGTGCGGTGTTTGTCAAGCTGTTAGTGTCTGAAAAGCTGCCAAACTCCACACACCGCCCCCTACGCTCCCGGAGGAATCACTGCACCACTGCCTCCCTTTGTCTGTGTCAGTATATCAAAACCAAGGTTCTACGATTATAA
- the LOC112229946 gene encoding transmembrane protein 268-like isoform X2 has translation MSFNEVYPHSFVWVQPSVFVYVFVLGVLKTPIVYSCRLSPNPLYQRDTHRHTHFDNLLTTQIKIPVADFETPLEIALDVPSVRRYLFFNSSLFHFIMAPILYVVIWCAVFSTLHLYLSVTDYWVLCLSVSLASIFVTTAIIVILHYSNKEINMNIDVRLIQVNERLSRHKLLVGVADWVQNCTGSLQLFIVYWDTAHCLRALTETLEEMCFVRDEAQKILNKRMSHLVLVTEVMTFDPVAGGSSVNESSDEERPLLMNDEETGHSTSTCQREDTKLTANYSLVPDQILPAQAKALQLLLTYGAVFVKLLVSEKLPNSTHRPLRSRRNHCTTASLCLCQYIKTKVLRL, from the exons ATGTCGTTCAACGAGGTTTACCCTCACTCTTTCgtttgggtacagcccagtgtttttgtatacgtgtttgttttgggtgtattaaaaacccCTATCGTGTATTCCTGCCGCCTGTCTccaaatcctttataccagcgtgacactcacagacacacacactttgacaacCTTTTGACCACCCAGATCAAA ATTCCTGTAGCAGACTTTGAGACACCTCTGGAAATAGCACTGGACGTGCCCTCAGTCAGGAGATACCTGTTCTTTAACTCTTCTCTCTTCCACTTCATCATGGCACCG ATTCTATATGTGGTGATATGGTGTGCTGTGTTCTCCACTCTTCACCTCTATCTCTCAGTCACTGACTACTGGgtcctctgcctgtctgtcagtctggccTCCATCTTCGTCACCACAGCCATCATTGTCATCCTCCACTATAGTAACAAGGAG ATAAACATGAACATTGACGTGCGACTCATCCAGGTGAATGAGAGGCTGAGCCGGCATAAGCTGCTTGTAGGCGTGGCTGACTGGGTGCAGAACTGtactggaagtctacag CTGTTCATTGTGTACTGGGATACGGCCCACTGCTTGAGGGCACTGACTGAAACTCTAGAGGAGATGTGCTTTGTCAGAGACGAGGCCCAG AAAATACTTAATAAGAGAATGTCCCACCTTGTCCTGGTGACAGAGGTCATGACCTTTGATCCTGTGGCGGGGGGGTCAAGTGTCAATGAAAGTTCTGATGAGGAAAGGCCCCTCTTGATGAATGATGAGGAGACTGGACACAGTACCTCAACCTGCCAGAGGGAGGACACCAAACTCACCGCTAACTACAGTTTGGTACCGGACCAAATATTACCAGCTCAG GCCAAAGCACTCCAACTTTTACTGACCTATGGTGCGGTGTTTGTCAAGCTGTTAGTGTCTGAAAAGCTGCCAAACTCCACACACCGCCCCCTACGCTCCCGGAGGAATCACTGCACCACTGCCTCCCTTTGTCTGTGTCAGTATATCAAAACCAAGGTTCTACGATTATAA